Part of the Geodermatophilus obscurus DSM 43160 genome is shown below.
GCCGTCCCGGTCACCGGCGTCATCCTGGGCAGCGAGAGCGACGGCGTCACCTTCGGCGGCGCGACCTACGGCTACGACGTCGCCGACACGATCGACGCCCTGGAGACCGAGGACGCTGATGGTCTGATCCTGGAGCTCAACACCCCCGGAGGCACGATCCACGGCTCCCGCGCCATCGCCGACGCCGTGGAGCGCTACCAGAAGCGGACCGGCAACCAGGTGCTGGCCCACGTGCAGGGCATGTCGGCCTCGGGCGGGATGTACGCCATGGCAGGGGCCGACCAGATCGTGGCCGACCACGGCAGCCTCGTCGGCAGCATCGGCGTGATCATGGGCCCCTTCCAGCGTTTTCGCGACGTCACCGGGATCCCGGGCTCGCTGCTGGAGCCGGGCGTGACGACGGACGGCGGCGTCACCGAGGAGTACCTCACCCGGGGCCGCGGCAAGGACTTCGGCAACCCCTACCGGGACATGACCGAGGAGGAGCGGGCGGTCCTGGGACGCGGCCTGGACCGGGAGTACGAGGCGTTCGTCTCGTGGGTGTCCCAGGCGCGAGGCATACCGCCGCAGACGATCGTCGACGAGCTGGGTGCCTTCGTCTTCGACAGCTACACCGCCGTCGACCGTGGTCTGGTCGACCGGGTCCTCGGCCGCGAGGAGGCCTACCGCCACGCCGCCGAGATCAACGGCGCCGACCCCGATGACACCCGCGTGGACCGGGTGGTGGCGCCGGGCCTCGTCGAGTCCCTCCTCGCCGCGAACGGGCCACTGGGCGGCATCGGTGCCGCCGCGGTGGAGGGCGACCCCGGCCGCAGCACCGTGTGCGCCGGCGCTCCGATCGTGCTCGCCTACCACGGGGAACTCTCGGCCGCCTGCACCCCCCGCTGAGGCACCCGCGTCGGCCAGGACCTCCGGCACTGGACGCTGCTCCCTCCCTGCGTCA
Proteins encoded:
- a CDS encoding S49 family peptidase, giving the protein MTLGAGVVLAVVALGLTVVMVLALVGLTAGGDTAPSGPPTETVWGAADAPARLIAVPVTGVILGSESDGVTFGGATYGYDVADTIDALETEDADGLILELNTPGGTIHGSRAIADAVERYQKRTGNQVLAHVQGMSASGGMYAMAGADQIVADHGSLVGSIGVIMGPFQRFRDVTGIPGSLLEPGVTTDGGVTEEYLTRGRGKDFGNPYRDMTEEERAVLGRGLDREYEAFVSWVSQARGIPPQTIVDELGAFVFDSYTAVDRGLVDRVLGREEAYRHAAEINGADPDDTRVDRVVAPGLVESLLAANGPLGGIGAAAVEGDPGRSTVCAGAPIVLAYHGELSAACTPR